A genomic stretch from Oscillospiraceae bacterium includes:
- a CDS encoding anaerobic ribonucleoside-triphosphate reductase activating protein, whose translation MNIRGIQKMTLIDYPGQIACTLFTGGCNFRCPFCHNAGLVINPNDSEIISEDEILRFLKKRVNLLDGVCISGGEPLLQSDINRFAGDIKKLGYAVKIDTNGAFPERLKELVESGNIDYVAMDVKNSQSKYAMTVGTDDYFLPAVKKSVEYLKSGVINFEFRTTAVRQFHTSVDFDEIGKWIQSPHTKWYLQNFCDSGNIIGKGFSGFKRFELENFLEVMKKYVPHTDLREIR comes from the coding sequence ATGAACATACGCGGAATTCAAAAAATGACTCTGATCGATTATCCCGGACAAATCGCCTGCACCTTGTTTACGGGCGGTTGCAATTTCCGCTGTCCGTTCTGTCATAACGCCGGTCTCGTGATCAATCCCAACGACTCTGAAATCATATCGGAAGATGAAATTCTAAGATTTTTAAAGAAACGCGTCAATCTGCTCGACGGCGTTTGCATCTCAGGAGGGGAACCGCTTTTACAAAGCGATATCAACCGATTTGCCGGTGATATTAAAAAGCTCGGATATGCTGTGAAAATCGATACCAACGGCGCATTCCCCGAACGATTGAAAGAATTGGTCGAGAGCGGAAATATCGATTATGTCGCAATGGATGTTAAAAATTCGCAATCAAAGTACGCCATGACCGTTGGTACCGATGATTATTTTTTGCCGGCCGTCAAAAAGAGCGTAGAGTATTTGAAATCCGGCGTGATCAATTTCGAGTTTCGCACAACCGCCGTCAGGCAGTTTCATACCTCGGTGGACTTTGATGAAATCGGTAAATGGATTCAAAGCCCGCACACTAAATGGTATTTGCAAAATTTTTGTGATTCGGGAAATATTATCGGCAAGGGCTTTTCGGGATTTAAGCGTTTTGAGCTCGAAAACTTTCTTGAAGTCATGAAAAAATATGTCCCGCACACCGATTTGCGTGAAATTCGATAA
- a CDS encoding zinc-ribbon domain containing protein, which produces MYEDKTLICKDCGAEFVFTAGEQEFYATKGFVNEPQRCKSCRDNRKNAARGEREMYDCTCAECGATCKVPFKPRDDRPVYCSDCFAKRKA; this is translated from the coding sequence ATGTACGAAGACAAAACTCTTATTTGCAAAGATTGCGGCGCTGAGTTCGTGTTTACAGCTGGTGAACAGGAATTCTATGCTACCAAAGGCTTTGTAAACGAACCGCAGAGATGCAAGTCCTGCCGTGACAACCGCAAGAATGCCGCCAGAGGTGAGCGCGAGATGTATGATTGCACCTGCGCAGAGTGTGGCGCTACGTGCAAAGTTCCGTTCAAGCCGCGTGACGACCGTCCCGTGTATTGCAGCGATTGCTTTGCCAAGAGAAAGGCCTAA
- the dapB gene encoding 4-hydroxy-tetrahydrodipicolinate reductase, with the protein MTGILISGVNGRMGSMVAEVVSSRKDCFVCAGMDINTAKKQDFMVFAPGKYEGEADVIIDASFVDGTPALLEYAIRRNLPLVIMTTGHNDAQMALINEAAAKIPIFKSGNMSVGINILSTLVKKTAEIIGETFDIEIVEAHHNKKVDAPSGTALMLAKSASEGLKEMPVYTYDRHLQKKARDHEEIGIHSIRGGTIIGDHSVIFAGEDEVLTLSHSAGSRKMFAAGAVNAALFLVQQKPGLYDMNNLIGGLL; encoded by the coding sequence ATGACGGGAATACTCATCAGCGGTGTCAACGGAAGAATGGGGTCAATGGTTGCGGAAGTTGTCTCTTCCCGCAAGGACTGCTTTGTCTGCGCGGGAATGGATATCAATACTGCCAAAAAACAGGATTTTATGGTTTTTGCACCGGGGAAATATGAGGGCGAAGCCGATGTCATCATCGACGCTTCTTTTGTCGATGGCACACCGGCACTGCTGGAATATGCAATCCGCCGCAATTTGCCGTTAGTCATCATGACAACGGGTCATAACGATGCACAGATGGCATTAATCAATGAAGCTGCAGCAAAAATCCCGATATTTAAAAGCGGTAATATGTCGGTTGGGATTAACATCCTTTCCACACTTGTCAAAAAGACCGCAGAAATAATCGGAGAGACCTTTGACATAGAAATCGTTGAAGCACACCATAATAAGAAGGTTGATGCGCCGAGCGGAACCGCGCTGATGCTTGCAAAATCCGCAAGTGAAGGCCTGAAGGAGATGCCGGTTTACACTTATGACCGGCATCTGCAGAAAAAAGCCAGAGACCACGAGGAGATCGGCATTCACAGCATCCGCGGCGGTACGATTATCGGCGACCATTCGGTAATTTTCGCCGGAGAAGATGAAGTTTTGACACTTTCCCACAGCGCCGGCAGCAGAAAAATGTTTGCTGCGGGCGCAGTCAATGCCGCGTTGTTTTTGGTTCAACAAAAACCCGGTCTGTATGATATGAACAATTTAATCGGAGGACTTTTATAA
- the tlp gene encoding small acid-soluble spore protein Tlp, with protein sequence MKSKPDDRRDNATKIQKAITSTLSNMEAARDMMAKSDEQKTKNELEDKNKRRSAALRDMREEIKDESKNSQKGYE encoded by the coding sequence ATGAAAAGCAAACCGGATGATCGAAGAGATAATGCGACAAAAATTCAAAAAGCCATTACGAGCACACTGAGCAATATGGAAGCAGCCCGCGATATGATGGCAAAGAGCGACGAACAAAAGACTAAAAATGAACTTGAAGATAAAAACAAACGCCGCAGCGCTGCCTTAAGAGACATGCGGGAAGAAATCAAGGATGAATCGAAAAACAGCCAAAAAGGATATGAATAA
- the dapA gene encoding 4-hydroxy-tetrahydrodipicolinate synthase codes for MKKLIFKGAGVAIVTPFKPDGSINFDVFSKLIEFQIANETDAIIVCGTTGESATMTNDEQARCIEFVVKKVNGRVPVIGGAGTNNTAHALELVKTAAGLGVNGILSVTPYYNKTTQEGLYRHFTAIADAAGDVPVIVYNVPARTGLNIMPETYARLAKHPNINSIKEANGNLPATIKTLDLCGDEVYIYSGEDTVIIPMLSIGCMGVISVLSNICPKETHDMCSLWFAGKVEESAKLQIKYSDLVAALFCEVSPIPVKTALKLMGYEVGDCRLPLCEIGESAKKQLVASMQKFGLIG; via the coding sequence ATGAAAAAGCTGATTTTCAAAGGCGCGGGCGTCGCCATTGTCACACCGTTTAAACCAGACGGCAGTATCAATTTTGATGTCTTTTCAAAACTGATTGAATTTCAAATCGCAAACGAAACCGATGCAATTATCGTATGCGGCACAACCGGTGAGTCGGCAACCATGACAAATGACGAACAGGCGCGGTGCATAGAATTCGTTGTCAAAAAAGTGAACGGGCGGGTACCGGTCATCGGCGGTGCAGGCACCAACAACACCGCACATGCACTGGAGCTGGTAAAAACCGCAGCCGGATTAGGCGTTAATGGTATTTTAAGCGTGACGCCGTATTATAATAAAACTACGCAGGAAGGGCTTTATCGCCATTTCACCGCGATTGCGGACGCCGCGGGTGATGTTCCGGTCATTGTTTATAATGTGCCGGCCAGAACCGGGCTGAACATCATGCCCGAGACCTATGCCCGCCTCGCCAAGCACCCGAACATCAACTCGATCAAAGAGGCTAACGGCAATTTACCTGCAACGATAAAGACCCTCGATTTATGCGGTGACGAAGTCTATATCTACAGCGGCGAAGATACCGTGATTATCCCGATGCTCTCAATCGGCTGCATGGGCGTTATCTCGGTGCTTTCCAACATCTGCCCAAAAGAGACGCACGACATGTGCTCACTATGGTTTGCGGGCAAAGTCGAGGAATCTGCAAAACTGCAAATCAAATACAGCGACCTTGTCGCGGCGTTATTTTGCGAGGTCAGTCCAATTCCTGTCAAAACAGCGCTTAAACTCATGGGCTATGAGGTCGGAGATTGCCGGCTTCCGTTATGTGAGATCGGCGAGAGCGCGAAAAAACAACTTGTCGCATCAATGCAAAAGTTCGGCCTGATCGGCTGA
- the queA gene encoding tRNA preQ1(34) S-adenosylmethionine ribosyltransferase-isomerase QueA — protein sequence MHKHDFWYDLPPERIAQTPIADRSASRLLVVDKNTGEYQDRRFYEIGEFINKGDCLVLNDTKVLPARIYGKTATGGGKIEFLLLRDRGNDTWEVLTKPGKKAIPGAEFIFGDDELRATVLEVLDNGNRLVKLFYAGNFMELLAKIGEMPLPHYIHEHLNHPDRYQTVYSREPGSVAAPTAGLHFTPELLKSLEDKGVSIAYLTLHVGVGTFRPVKEDDITKHLMHTEYYVLPEQAAETINRTKQSGGRVISVGTTSCRTLESVYRKYGKIINDIGFTDIFIYPPYQFGVIDGLITNFHLPESTLIMLVSAFAGRENTLKAYQHAIEEEYRFYSFGDACLFI from the coding sequence ATGCACAAACATGACTTCTGGTATGATCTCCCGCCTGAGCGAATCGCACAGACCCCCATCGCTGACCGTTCAGCTTCCCGGCTTCTTGTCGTCGATAAAAACACGGGAGAATACCAAGATCGGCGATTTTATGAAATCGGCGAATTTATAAATAAAGGCGATTGTCTGGTGTTAAATGACACCAAAGTACTGCCTGCGAGAATTTATGGAAAAACCGCCACAGGCGGAGGTAAAATCGAATTTTTGCTTCTTCGTGATCGAGGAAATGATACATGGGAGGTATTGACCAAACCCGGCAAAAAAGCGATACCCGGTGCGGAATTCATTTTCGGGGACGATGAACTGCGCGCAACTGTTTTGGAAGTGTTGGATAATGGTAATCGTTTGGTAAAACTATTCTACGCCGGCAACTTTATGGAGTTGCTCGCCAAGATCGGCGAAATGCCCCTGCCCCATTATATTCACGAGCATTTAAATCATCCCGACCGTTATCAAACTGTTTACAGCCGAGAACCCGGTTCGGTAGCCGCACCTACTGCGGGGCTTCATTTTACGCCCGAACTTTTAAAATCGCTTGAAGATAAAGGCGTTTCGATCGCATATCTTACCTTGCATGTCGGTGTCGGTACGTTTCGTCCCGTAAAGGAAGACGACATTACGAAACATTTGATGCACACGGAATATTATGTGCTGCCCGAACAAGCGGCAGAGACGATAAACCGCACCAAACAGTCCGGAGGACGAGTGATCTCGGTCGGAACTACAAGCTGCAGAACACTGGAATCGGTGTATCGGAAATACGGCAAAATTATAAATGACATCGGCTTTACAGATATTTTCATTTACCCGCCATATCAATTCGGCGTCATCGACGGGTTGATTACAAATTTTCATCTGCCGGAGAGCACGCTGATTATGTTGGTTTCGGCGTTTGCGGGCAGAGAGAACACGTTGAAAGCCTATCAACACGCCATTGAGGAAGAATACCGTTTTTATTCATTCGGCGACGCTTGTTTATTCATATAG
- the asd gene encoding aspartate-semialdehyde dehydrogenase, which translates to MKTYRVGILGCTGMVGQRFCCLLAKHPWFKITAIAASPRSAGKKYAAAVGERWAMPCEIPTEVEDMTVLDASDIKTVTSMVDFVFCAVDMKKDEIKALEEAYAKAECPVISNNSINRTVGDIPMIIPELNPHHADIIPIQRKRLGTKKGFIAVKSNCSIQSYIPALMPLDPVYGLKDVLVCTYQAISGAGKTFDSFPEMVDNVIPYIGGGEEEKSEVEPLKIMGKIIDGKIVPSSNVNITAQCIRVPVTDGHLAAVFARFEKKPDLDQIKKIWYEFTAEPQKLHLPSAPKQFLHYFEEQDYPQIKLHRDLENGMAVSIGRLREDSQYDIKFIGLSHNTLRGAAGGGVLCAELLCEKGYI; encoded by the coding sequence ATGAAAACCTATCGAGTGGGCATTTTGGGATGCACGGGCATGGTCGGACAGCGCTTTTGCTGCTTGCTGGCAAAACACCCTTGGTTTAAAATCACTGCGATAGCAGCCAGCCCCCGTTCCGCCGGTAAAAAATACGCTGCGGCGGTCGGCGAACGTTGGGCGATGCCCTGCGAAATCCCCACAGAAGTCGAGGATATGACTGTGCTTGACGCATCAGATATCAAGACCGTTACATCGATGGTCGATTTCGTGTTCTGCGCCGTCGATATGAAAAAAGATGAGATCAAAGCGCTCGAGGAGGCCTATGCCAAAGCTGAGTGTCCGGTGATTTCGAACAATTCAATCAATCGCACCGTCGGAGATATTCCGATGATTATTCCGGAACTCAACCCTCACCATGCCGATATTATCCCGATTCAACGCAAACGCCTTGGCACCAAAAAAGGTTTTATTGCGGTGAAATCCAATTGTTCGATCCAAAGCTATATCCCCGCTTTGATGCCGCTCGATCCCGTCTACGGGCTCAAAGATGTGTTGGTTTGCACCTATCAGGCAATTTCCGGCGCGGGCAAGACCTTTGACTCCTTCCCCGAGATGGTCGACAACGTGATTCCGTATATCGGCGGCGGCGAAGAAGAGAAGAGCGAGGTCGAACCGCTCAAAATTATGGGTAAAATCATCGACGGTAAAATCGTACCCTCTTCAAACGTCAACATCACCGCGCAATGCATCCGCGTACCGGTCACCGATGGTCATTTAGCGGCGGTATTTGCACGTTTTGAAAAGAAACCAGACCTCGATCAGATTAAAAAGATTTGGTACGAATTCACCGCAGAACCGCAAAAACTCCATCTTCCGTCGGCTCCGAAACAGTTTTTGCACTATTTCGAAGAACAGGATTATCCCCAGATCAAACTGCACCGCGATCTCGAAAACGGCATGGCGGTTTCAATCGGCCGTCTGCGCGAGGATTCTCAGTACGATATCAAATTTATCGGTCTTTCCCATAATACCCTGCGCGGGGCAGCGGGCGGCGGCGTCCTGTGCGCCGAACTGCTCTGCGAAAAAGGATATATCTGA
- a CDS encoding ribonucleoside triphosphate reductase — MYQVIKRDGKIVEFNISKISAAITKAFEAQNKQYNSDIIDLLALKVTADYEPKIKDGKVSVEDIQDSVETVLIKSGYDDIAKCYILYRKQREKIRNMKSTILDYKELVDSYVYLTDWRVKENSTVTYSVGGLILSNSGAITANYWLSEIYDEEIGSAHKNGDMHIHDLSMLTGYCAGWSLRQLIKEGLGGIPGKITSSPASHLATLCNQMVNFLGIMQNEWAGAQAFSSFDTYLAPFVKADSLSFRDVKKCIESFIFGVNTPSRWGTQAPFSNITLDWTVPNDLAELNAIVGGKEMDFKYKDCKKEMDMVNKAFIEIMIEGDANGRGFQYPIPTYSITRDFDWSDTENNKLLFEMTAKYGTPYFSNYINSDMEPSDIRSMCCRLRLDLRELRKKSGGFFGSGESTGSIGVVTLNMPRIAYLATDEKDFYRRLDKMMDIAARSLSVKRTIITRLLNEGLYPYTKHYLGNFDNHFSTIGLIGMNEACLNAKWVRENLTHDKAQQFTKDVLNHMRERLSDYQEQYGNLYNLEATPAESTTYRLAKHDIARYPDIITAAEPGCTPYYTNSSHLPVGYTEDIFEALDIQDELQTLYTSGTVFHAFLGEKLPSWQAAAALVKKIAENYKLPYYTLSPTYSVCRTHGYLEGEQFECPECGEKTEVYSRITGYYRPVQNWNDGKTQEFKDRKLYDIPNSKLKTEGRAPGTDKAPQQAASCDGDSILLFATRTCPNCKIAATLLDKAGIQYEKLYVEENNQRAKDLGLKQAPALLVTKDGKTERYLNVSEIKRYLGA; from the coding sequence ATGTATCAGGTTATCAAAAGAGACGGGAAAATTGTCGAATTTAATATCTCAAAGATATCAGCGGCAATTACCAAGGCCTTTGAGGCACAAAACAAACAATACAATTCCGACATCATCGACCTGCTGGCTTTAAAAGTTACGGCGGACTACGAGCCCAAGATTAAAGACGGAAAGGTCAGCGTCGAAGACATTCAGGACAGTGTCGAAACAGTTCTGATCAAATCAGGCTACGACGATATCGCCAAGTGCTACATCCTTTATCGCAAGCAGCGCGAGAAGATCCGCAACATGAAGTCCACGATTCTGGACTACAAAGAGCTGGTGGACAGCTATGTCTATTTGACCGACTGGCGCGTTAAAGAAAATTCCACGGTTACCTATTCGGTCGGCGGATTGATTTTGAGCAACTCCGGCGCAATCACGGCGAATTATTGGCTGTCTGAAATCTATGACGAAGAAATCGGCAGCGCTCATAAAAACGGCGATATGCACATCCACGATCTCTCGATGCTCACCGGTTACTGCGCCGGCTGGTCGCTGCGTCAGTTGATCAAAGAAGGCCTCGGCGGTATTCCCGGTAAAATCACGTCCTCCCCGGCAAGCCATCTTGCCACACTGTGCAACCAGATGGTCAACTTCCTTGGCATCATGCAGAACGAATGGGCGGGCGCGCAAGCGTTCTCCTCGTTTGATACCTATCTCGCGCCCTTTGTCAAAGCAGATAGCCTCTCGTTCCGCGATGTCAAAAAGTGCATCGAATCTTTCATTTTCGGCGTCAATACACCCAGCCGTTGGGGCACTCAAGCGCCTTTTTCTAATATCACCCTCGACTGGACAGTCCCGAACGACCTCGCCGAATTGAATGCCATTGTCGGCGGCAAAGAGATGGATTTTAAATATAAAGACTGTAAAAAAGAGATGGACATGGTCAATAAGGCGTTTATCGAGATCATGATTGAGGGTGACGCTAACGGACGCGGGTTCCAATATCCGATCCCGACCTATTCAATTACCCGTGATTTTGACTGGTCCGACACCGAAAACAACAAGCTGCTGTTCGAGATGACCGCCAAATACGGCACTCCTTATTTCTCGAACTATATCAACAGCGATATGGAGCCCAGCGATATCCGCAGCATGTGCTGTCGCCTGCGCCTTGATCTGCGCGAACTGCGTAAAAAGTCCGGCGGTTTCTTCGGAAGCGGCGAGAGCACCGGTTCGATCGGCGTCGTCACGCTCAATATGCCGCGTATCGCCTATCTGGCGACCGACGAAAAAGACTTTTACCGTCGTCTCGACAAGATGATGGACATCGCCGCGCGCTCCCTCAGCGTCAAGCGCACGATCATCACCCGTCTGTTAAATGAGGGTCTTTATCCCTATACCAAACACTATCTCGGAAACTTTGACAACCACTTCTCGACCATCGGCCTGATCGGTATGAACGAGGCCTGCCTGAACGCCAAATGGGTTCGCGAAAATCTGACCCACGACAAAGCCCAGCAATTTACCAAGGATGTACTTAACCATATGCGCGAGCGCCTGTCCGATTATCAGGAGCAATACGGCAATCTCTATAACCTTGAAGCCACTCCGGCGGAATCGACGACTTACCGCCTTGCCAAGCATGACATCGCGCGTTATCCCGACATCATCACCGCCGCAGAACCCGGCTGCACGCCTTATTATACCAATAGTTCGCACTTACCTGTCGGCTACACCGAAGACATCTTCGAAGCGCTTGACATTCAAGACGAACTTCAGACACTGTATACCTCGGGCACGGTTTTCCATGCGTTCTTAGGAGAAAAGCTGCCGAGTTGGCAGGCCGCTGCGGCGCTAGTCAAAAAGATCGCAGAGAATTATAAACTCCCGTATTACACCCTCTCGCCGACCTATTCGGTCTGCCGTACCCACGGTTATCTCGAGGGCGAGCAATTCGAATGCCCCGAATGCGGCGAAAAGACCGAGGTCTACAGCCGTATCACCGGATATTACCGCCCGGTGCAGAACTGGAATGACGGCAAGACGCAGGAGTTCAAGGACCGCAAGCTCTACGATATTCCGAATTCCAAACTGAAAACCGAGGGCAGGGCACCCGGAACCGATAAAGCACCTCAGCAAGCGGCCAGCTGCGACGGCGATTCGATTCTTTTGTTTGCGACCAGAACCTGCCCAAACTGTAAAATAGCCGCGACTCTTCTCGACAAAGCAGGGATCCAATATGAAAAGCTTTATGTCGAGGAGAACAACCAGCGGGCAAAAGACCTTGGATTGAAACAAGCCCCGGCTTTGTTAGTCACCAAAGACGGCAAAACCGAACGCTACCTCAATGTCTCGGAGATCAAGCGCTATTTAGGCGCTTAG
- a CDS encoding PHP domain-containing protein has translation MNLPYADLHIHSFYSDGTMSPEEILNEAVKNGVGLLAVADHDILKGSSQLKALSLFSSVKCISAVEIDTYDHGENVHVLAYDPDFSNTEFIRFVEQTRKKLDQISERLIERMQQEISKVSVEEFHRFVYLTSGGGWKALHYLLSKGLTTELTEGIKYYSQFGCTYEQTGYDSVAEVCRVIHAAGGKAILAHPGQYRFEEPLNTVLEQYLSDGIDGLECYYPKHSEELTGQCSAFCRQHQLMITAGSDCHGTFTGAPIGSTKTLISALQLGNLAENA, from the coding sequence TTGAACCTGCCATACGCCGATCTGCATATCCACTCATTCTATTCTGACGGAACCATGTCTCCCGAGGAGATTCTCAACGAAGCGGTGAAAAACGGCGTCGGTCTGCTCGCGGTTGCCGATCACGATATCTTGAAAGGGTCTTCGCAATTGAAGGCCCTTTCTCTGTTTTCCTCGGTCAAATGCATTTCCGCCGTTGAGATCGATACTTACGACCACGGAGAAAACGTTCATGTTCTGGCCTATGATCCCGATTTTTCAAACACCGAGTTTATTCGTTTCGTAGAACAGACAAGAAAAAAGTTAGATCAAATCAGCGAACGTTTGATTGAACGCATGCAGCAGGAAATTTCGAAAGTTTCCGTGGAGGAATTTCACCGATTCGTATATCTGACGTCCGGCGGCGGCTGGAAAGCGCTGCACTATCTTTTGTCAAAAGGTCTGACAACCGAGTTAACGGAAGGTATTAAATACTATTCGCAGTTCGGCTGTACCTATGAGCAAACTGGTTATGACTCGGTCGCAGAAGTCTGTCGCGTCATCCATGCGGCGGGCGGAAAAGCAATACTTGCTCACCCCGGCCAATATCGTTTTGAAGAACCCTTGAATACGGTTTTGGAACAGTATCTTTCCGACGGCATCGACGGGCTCGAGTGCTATTACCCGAAGCACAGCGAGGAATTGACTGGGCAGTGTTCGGCATTTTGCCGTCAGCACCAATTGATGATCACAGCCGGTTCGGACTGCCACGGCACATTCACCGGTGCGCCGATCGGTTCAACAAAAACCCTGATTTCCGCACTACAGCTCGGAAATTTGGCAGAAAATGCTTGA
- the tgt gene encoding tRNA guanosine(34) transglycosylase Tgt has product MKNEFKVIKTVGSARRGHFETVHGSFETPCFMNVATAAAIKGGLDAFDLEQIGCQVMLCNTYHLHLRPGDEIVKNAGGLQGFTRWQHPILTDSGGFQVFSLAKLRKISEEGTHFASHIDGRKIFIGPEESMQIQSNLGSTIAMAFDECVANPAEYDYAKASSERTVRWLERCKIELARLNKLPDTVNPDQMLFGINQGATFKDLRIENMKQTANINPDGLAVGGLAVGEPAEMMYDIIETIEPHMPLEKPRYLMGVGTPGNILNAVARGIDMFDCVLPSRNARHGHLFSSEGVINMFNAKYENDDAPIDTNCRCHTCKNFSRAYLHHLFKAEEMLAMRLAVIHNLSFYNHLLADIRNMLDEETFYDRYPALTEKLDKRI; this is encoded by the coding sequence ATGAAGAATGAGTTCAAGGTTATAAAAACCGTCGGCAGTGCCCGCAGAGGTCACTTTGAGACCGTGCACGGCAGCTTTGAAACACCCTGTTTTATGAACGTCGCCACGGCGGCGGCAATCAAAGGCGGGCTGGACGCGTTTGACCTTGAACAAATCGGCTGCCAGGTGATGCTGTGCAACACTTATCACCTGCATCTCCGCCCCGGAGACGAAATTGTAAAAAATGCGGGCGGGCTGCAAGGATTCACCCGATGGCAGCACCCGATTCTGACCGACAGCGGCGGTTTTCAGGTGTTTTCGTTGGCAAAATTGCGTAAAATTTCCGAGGAGGGCACGCACTTTGCCTCCCACATCGACGGGCGTAAAATCTTTATCGGACCCGAGGAGAGTATGCAGATCCAATCCAACCTTGGTTCAACAATCGCAATGGCGTTCGATGAATGTGTGGCAAACCCCGCCGAATATGACTATGCCAAGGCCTCGAGCGAACGGACCGTGCGCTGGCTGGAACGCTGCAAAATCGAACTCGCCCGCTTGAACAAACTGCCCGATACGGTCAACCCCGACCAGATGTTATTCGGAATCAATCAAGGCGCAACCTTCAAGGATTTACGCATCGAAAATATGAAGCAGACCGCCAATATCAACCCTGACGGACTCGCTGTCGGGGGGCTTGCGGTCGGAGAGCCTGCCGAGATGATGTACGACATCATCGAAACGATCGAACCGCATATGCCGCTTGAAAAGCCGCGTTATCTGATGGGCGTCGGCACACCGGGTAATATCCTGAACGCGGTCGCACGCGGAATTGATATGTTCGACTGTGTACTGCCCTCGCGCAACGCAAGGCACGGACATCTGTTCTCCTCTGAAGGCGTGATCAACATGTTTAACGCCAAATATGAAAACGACGATGCTCCAATCGATACAAATTGCAGATGTCACACTTGCAAAAACTTTTCACGCGCCTATCTGCACCATCTGTTCAAAGCCGAAGAGATGCTTGCGATGCGCCTTGCGGTAATCCACAATCTGAGTTTTTATAATCACTTGCTTGCCGACATCCGAAATATGCTTGACGAAGAGACATTTTATGACAGATATCCTGCTCTTACCGAAAAGCTTGATAAACGTATCTGA
- a CDS encoding FAD-dependent oxidoreductase yields the protein MYDIIIIGGGPAGLTAAIYARRANKSVLILEKDGFGGQMTHSPKIENFPGFTQISGNELADKMVEQAMALGVDIEIEEALEITADVNLNKKIVKTDFGTHECFCVITAMGAKHRLLRVPGEDKFVGDGISFCAVCDGAFYAGKRVAVIGGGNSALQEAILLSELCSEVTIIQNLDFLTGEEKLQESVHCKANVKIILGTVIKEFFGENEFEGLVTHREADGFEETLKFNGAFVAIGLAPENGIIKNFTKLDKAGYVISDENCLTDDEGIFVAGDCRTKRIRQITTAAADGATAALAACRYLDHQKECTVK from the coding sequence ATGTATGACATCATCATTATCGGCGGAGGTCCTGCCGGACTGACGGCGGCAATCTATGCCCGACGCGCCAATAAAAGCGTCCTCATCCTTGAAAAAGACGGTTTCGGCGGTCAGATGACGCACTCTCCGAAAATCGAGAATTTCCCCGGTTTCACCCAAATCAGCGGCAACGAGCTTGCCGACAAAATGGTGGAACAGGCAATGGCACTCGGCGTTGATATCGAAATCGAAGAAGCGCTCGAAATCACCGCAGACGTCAATTTAAATAAAAAGATCGTCAAAACCGATTTCGGAACGCATGAGTGCTTTTGTGTTATCACTGCGATGGGTGCCAAACACAGGCTGCTCCGTGTTCCGGGCGAAGACAAATTTGTCGGAGACGGTATCTCGTTCTGTGCGGTCTGTGACGGCGCATTTTATGCCGGAAAACGCGTAGCGGTCATCGGAGGCGGCAATTCTGCTTTGCAAGAAGCCATTCTGCTTTCGGAACTCTGCTCTGAGGTGACCATCATCCAAAACCTCGACTTTTTGACCGGTGAGGAAAAGCTTCAGGAATCCGTGCACTGCAAAGCGAACGTTAAAATCATTTTAGGTACGGTTATCAAGGAGTTTTTCGGAGAAAATGAGTTCGAAGGGTTGGTCACGCACCGCGAGGCGGACGGTTTTGAAGAGACCCTCAAATTCAACGGCGCTTTCGTCGCCATCGGACTTGCGCCCGAAAACGGCATCATAAAAAACTTTACCAAGCTTGATAAAGCCGGATACGTCATTTCCGACGAAAATTGCCTGACCGATGACGAAGGCATATTTGTCGCTGGCGACTGCCGTACAAAACGAATTCGTCAGATCACAACTGCGGCGGCGGACGGCGCAACGGCCGCACTTGCCGCTTGCCGGTATCTCGACCATCAAAAGGAATGCACTGTCAAATAA